A stretch of Eubalaena glacialis isolate mEubGla1 chromosome 10, mEubGla1.1.hap2.+ XY, whole genome shotgun sequence DNA encodes these proteins:
- the LOC133099798 gene encoding LOW QUALITY PROTEIN: thimet oligopeptidase-like (The sequence of the model RefSeq protein was modified relative to this genomic sequence to represent the inferred CDS: inserted 1 base in 1 codon; deleted 1 base in 1 codon) gives MNMAKTSQVVATFLDELAQKLKPLGKQERXVILELKKAECQRRGLHSDGPINAWDLRYYMNQGEETRYHEDQYLLNESFPMQVVMRGLLGISQELLGLTFDLEEDANVCHEDVRLYTVRDAASGKVIIGKFYLDLYPRERKSGHAACFGLQPGCLQQDGSRQIAIVAMVAKFTKPTPDPPSLLQHDELETYFHEFCQAMHQLRSQVGAGAGLRAGAGEGPGARGPQAGPRHGILPLMSPRTWRRPRCQLPSSKPTHWARGDENQREGSGARSAVPCEALGLLPVSVEAQHVPVTSPGRVGAGGELSVWAQDPLLVQSSCGQPFVLRAMLSQAAPERPVMRTRGKALGPGAPHPVRPWRCCQSRWGTGSAVPQGLRDKLIKSRQANPGLFNLRQIVLAEVDQALHTQTPADPAQENARLCQEILGGPAMPGTHLPATFGRLAGRYNAQSYGYLCSEVYSADTFHTRLKQEGVLSGQVAMDYRSCILRPGGSKDAKSMVKLFLACDPTQDAFLLSKGLQVEGCKPLAC, from the exons ATGAACATGGCCAAGACCAGCCAGGTGGTGGCCACTTTCCTAG ATGAGCTGGCCCAGAAGCTGAAGCCCCTCGGGAAGCAGGAGC CCGTGATCCTGGAGCTAAAGAAGGCCGAGTGCCAGAGGCGGGGCCTGCACTCTGACGGGCCCATCAACGCCTGGGACCTGCGCTACTACATGAACCAGGGGGAGGAGACGCGCTACCACGAGGACCAGTACCTGCTCAATGAGTCCTTCCCCATGCAGGTGGTCATGCGCGGGCTGCTGGGCAtctcccaggagctgctggggctGACCTTCGACCTGGAGGAGGACGCCAACGTGTGTCACGAAGACGTGAGGCTCTACACGGTCCGGGACGCGGCCTCGGGCAAGGTCATC ATCGGCAAGTTCTACCTGGACCTCTACCCTCG GGAAAGGAAGTCCGGGCACGCGGCCTGCTTCGGCCTGCAGCCGGGCTGCCTGCAGCAGGATGGGAGCCGCCAGATCGCCATCGTGGCCATGGTGGCCAAATTCACCAAGCCCACGCCCGACCCGCCCTCCCTGCTGCAGCACGATGAGCTGGAGACCTACTTCCACGAGTTCTGCCAAGCGATGCACCAGCTCCGCTCCCAGGTGGGTGCGGGCGCGGGGCTGCGGGCAGGGGCCGGGGAGGGCCCGGGCGCGCGTGGTCCTCAGGCAGGCCCTCGCCACGGGATTCTTCCGCTGATGTCACCCCGCACGTGGCGACGCCCTCGGTGTCAGCTTCCATCATCAAAGCCCACGCACTGGGCgc GCGGCGATGAGAACCAGAGGGAAGGCTCTGGGGCCAGGAGCGCCGTGCCctgtgaggccctggggctgctgccagtcTCAGTGGAGGCTCAGCATGTCCCAGTGACTTccccagggcgggtgggggcgggAGGCGAGCTGAGCGTCTGGGCCCAGGACCCACTGCTCGTTCAGTCTTCCTGCGGTCAGCCCTTCGTCCTGAGAGCGATGCTCTCACAGGCTGCACCGGAGCGC CCTGTGATGAGAACCAGAGGGAAGGCTCTGGGGCCGGGGGCACCGCACCCTGTGAGGCCTTGGCGCTGCTGCCAGTCTCGGTGGGGCACGGGCAGCGCCGTCCCCCAGGGGCTGCGGGACAAGCTCATCAAGTCCCGCCAGGCCAACCCAG GTCTCTTCAACCTGCGCCAGATCGTCCTGGCAGAGGTGGACCAGGCCCTGCACACGCAGACGCCCGCGGACCCGGCCCAGGAGAATGCCCGCCTCTGCCAGGAGATCCTCGGGGGCCCAGCCATGCCAG GGACCCACCTGCCTGCGACCTTCGGCCGCCTGGCAGGAAGATACAACGCCCAGTCCTATGGCTACCTGTGCAGCGAGGTGTACTCCGCGGACACGTTCCACACACGCCTCAAGCAGGAGGGCGTCCTGAGTGGCCAG GTTGCCATGGACTACAGAAGCTGCATTCTGAGGCCAGGTGGCTCCAAGGATGCCAAGAGCATGGTGAAGCTCTTCCTGGCTTGCGACCCCACGCAGGATGCCTTCCTCCTGAGCAAAGGGCTGCAGGTTGAGGGCTGCAAGCCGCTGGCCTGCTGA